A genomic stretch from Anaerolinea thermophila UNI-1 includes:
- the hypE gene encoding hydrogenase expression/formation protein HypE, producing MNDSNNLQSLPEYEGLACPLPLPHNDQIVIGHGSGGKMTHDLIRKVFQKYLSSPALLAGNDFASLVLPQLSEQQGTLIVSTDSHVVFPLFFPGGDIGRLAVAGTVNDVAVSGGIPLYLTASFILEEGFPVSLLEKILASMQQTAEEAGVVFIAGDTKVVERGKMDGVFINTTGLGWLPSNVNIHGANAQPGDVVILSGSMGDHGMAILTARGELGIQSAIESDVAPLNHLIRHLLEAAPNTHVLRDPTRGGVATTLNEIALQSRVGILLEENALPVKPVVRSMCEMLGFDPLYIANEGKVLAIVPEQEAQPALDALRSHPLGSQAQVIGKVITEQPGKVLMRTLIGSTRIVESLSGEILPRIC from the coding sequence ATGAACGACTCAAACAACCTGCAATCCCTTCCCGAGTATGAAGGATTAGCCTGCCCTTTGCCACTGCCACATAATGACCAAATTGTTATCGGTCATGGAAGTGGCGGGAAAATGACCCACGATTTGATTCGAAAGGTCTTTCAGAAATATCTTTCCAGCCCTGCATTACTGGCTGGAAATGACTTTGCCTCGCTTGTCTTACCCCAATTAAGTGAACAACAAGGCACTCTGATTGTCTCAACCGACTCTCACGTGGTCTTTCCACTATTCTTCCCGGGTGGAGATATTGGGCGTTTGGCCGTAGCAGGCACAGTCAATGACGTGGCTGTCTCAGGCGGTATACCACTATACCTCACTGCTTCATTTATCCTGGAAGAAGGCTTTCCTGTTAGCCTTCTGGAAAAGATTCTTGCATCCATGCAACAGACTGCAGAAGAAGCAGGGGTAGTATTTATCGCTGGAGATACCAAGGTAGTCGAGCGAGGCAAAATGGACGGTGTGTTCATTAACACTACCGGACTGGGATGGCTCCCTTCAAACGTGAATATCCATGGAGCAAATGCACAGCCGGGTGATGTGGTAATTCTGTCCGGGAGCATGGGCGACCACGGAATGGCCATCCTGACCGCTCGGGGGGAATTGGGAATTCAAAGCGCTATTGAGTCCGATGTTGCCCCCCTTAACCACCTGATCAGGCACCTGTTGGAAGCCGCCCCAAACACACATGTACTGAGAGACCCAACCCGAGGTGGTGTTGCTACCACCCTTAACGAAATTGCTCTGCAAAGCCGCGTGGGGATTTTGCTCGAAGAAAATGCTTTGCCGGTCAAACCCGTAGTGCGCTCCATGTGCGAAATGCTGGGTTTTGATCCTCTCTATATTGCCAACGAAGGGAAAGTTCTTGCCATCGTTCCGGAACAGGAAGCACAACCTGCATTAGATGCCTTGCGGTCTCATCCCCTGGGTTCTCAAGCCCAGGTGATCGGGAAAGTTATTACCGAACAGCCGGGAAAGGTATTGATGCGCACTCTCATTGGCTCAACCCGCATCGTTGAAAGTTTATCCGGGGAAATCCTGCCCAGAATTTGTTAA
- a CDS encoding non-heme iron oxygenase ferredoxin subunit, whose translation MMKEEPNVEFLQIVEQSELPPGERLFVEVEGVPIVLFNVGGEFYAIGDVCTHDDGPLGEGELDGYCIRCPRHGAKFDIRNGKALTLPAVEDTLSFPVRVVNGWIELGFPRKS comes from the coding sequence ATGATGAAAGAAGAGCCCAATGTAGAATTCCTTCAAATTGTTGAACAATCCGAACTTCCGCCCGGTGAGCGCTTGTTTGTTGAAGTAGAAGGTGTTCCAATTGTGCTTTTCAATGTGGGGGGCGAATTTTACGCCATTGGGGATGTGTGCACTCACGACGATGGACCCCTTGGGGAGGGGGAACTGGACGGCTACTGCATTCGATGCCCTCGTCACGGTGCTAAATTCGATATTCGGAATGGAAAAGCGCTTACCCTTCCAGCAGTTGAGGATACTTTGTCCTTTCCCGTGCGGGTGGTCAATGGTTGGATTGAATTGGGGTTTCCTCGAAAATCGTAA
- a CDS encoding HypC/HybG/HupF family hydrogenase formation chaperone, producing the protein MCLGIPGKIVEIYQQGGLRMGKIDFGGVIREACLESVPEAEIGQYALVHAGFVINLLSEEEAQETLRLLSEISALDEEALI; encoded by the coding sequence ATGTGCTTAGGGATACCCGGTAAAATTGTTGAAATTTATCAGCAAGGTGGGCTAAGGATGGGAAAAATCGATTTTGGAGGGGTAATCCGGGAAGCCTGTCTTGAGTCCGTACCTGAGGCTGAAATTGGTCAGTATGCTCTGGTACACGCCGGCTTTGTGATTAACCTGCTAAGCGAAGAAGAAGCCCAGGAAACCTTAAGGCTGCTGAGCGAAATTTCAGCATTGGATGAAGAAGCATTGATATGA
- a CDS encoding class I SAM-dependent methyltransferase: protein MKIEYHETTNDLQTRINIHNQFGARDIDAWMLEILPLQKGMHILDVGCGAGKQCFSFYDHLGGEATILGGDVNQELLAQARQTAEKTNRKVKFFELNFNKAFPVESEQFDLVSCCFAIYYAENIPFTIEQMHRVLKPGGRLFTTGPMPTNKQVFYDIIREATGKPIPPMPGSSRYSTEIYSAIEKLFSKVETYIFENPLTFESVEPFLAYTRASLSEDRKLWNSLFQTKEEFEAIMKQIEQVAKARIEHDGKLIMTKVVGGFIATK, encoded by the coding sequence ATGAAAATTGAGTATCATGAGACAACCAATGATCTGCAAACTCGCATCAATATCCATAATCAGTTTGGCGCAAGGGATATCGATGCATGGATGCTGGAAATCCTCCCTCTTCAGAAAGGGATGCACATTCTGGACGTAGGGTGCGGAGCCGGCAAACAATGTTTTTCTTTTTACGACCATCTTGGAGGTGAAGCCACCATTCTCGGCGGCGATGTTAATCAAGAATTACTGGCACAGGCCCGTCAAACAGCAGAAAAAACCAATCGCAAAGTCAAGTTTTTTGAGTTAAACTTCAACAAGGCGTTCCCGGTAGAAAGCGAACAGTTCGACCTTGTCTCTTGTTGTTTTGCCATTTACTACGCCGAAAACATCCCCTTCACCATTGAACAAATGCACCGAGTGCTGAAACCCGGCGGACGGTTATTCACGACCGGACCCATGCCGACAAATAAACAGGTTTTCTACGACATCATTCGCGAAGCCACCGGCAAGCCCATCCCCCCTATGCCGGGAAGTTCTCGTTACAGCACGGAAATTTACAGTGCAATCGAAAAATTATTCTCAAAAGTGGAAACATACATCTTCGAAAACCCGCTTACTTTTGAATCCGTTGAACCCTTCCTGGCATACACTCGCGCTTCGCTCTCAGAAGATCGCAAGTTGTGGAATAGTCTATTCCAAACCAAAGAAGAGTTTGAAGCCATCATGAAACAGATTGAACAGGTAGCCAAGGCTCGCATTGAACACGATGGAAAACTGATTATGACAAAGGTAGTCGGTGGATTTATTGCAACGAAGTAA
- the hypB gene encoding hydrogenase nickel incorporation protein HypB, with translation MSNRVTIVENILSANDQVAQLNRTLLDEKKIFSINLMASPGAGKTSFILQTIKALSASYRIGVLEGDTAPVTIDADRVNAAGMPAVQINTGGDCHLDAVMVNKGLGELPLDQLDVVIIENVGNLICPAAFKLGTHVNVLIASIPEGDDKPYKYPAIYRGIQVLIINKTDLLPYVTFNMDYFRQGVEMLNPGLITFPVSCKTGEGIEEWVKWLAAQVKMMQS, from the coding sequence ATGAGCAATCGAGTGACCATTGTTGAAAATATTTTGAGCGCCAACGATCAGGTGGCTCAATTGAATCGGACATTACTGGATGAGAAGAAAATCTTTTCTATCAACCTTATGGCATCGCCAGGGGCAGGAAAAACATCTTTTATTTTACAGACCATAAAAGCCCTGAGCGCTTCTTACCGCATTGGTGTCCTTGAGGGAGATACTGCACCAGTCACTATCGACGCAGATAGGGTTAATGCAGCAGGAATGCCTGCAGTTCAAATTAACACAGGTGGAGACTGTCATCTTGATGCAGTCATGGTGAACAAAGGACTGGGAGAACTGCCCCTGGATCAACTGGATGTGGTGATTATTGAGAATGTAGGCAATCTTATTTGTCCAGCGGCATTCAAACTGGGCACCCATGTAAACGTGCTGATCGCCTCCATCCCCGAGGGCGACGATAAACCTTACAAATACCCGGCAATTTATCGGGGCATCCAGGTACTGATCATCAACAAAACCGACCTTCTCCCTTATGTAACCTTCAACATGGATTATTTCCGTCAGGGTGTGGAAATGCTCAATCCAGGTTTGATCACCTTCCCGGTTTCCTGCAAAACGGGTGAGGGAATTGAAGAATGGGTGAAGTGGCTTGCTGCTCAAGTTAAGATGATGCAATCATGA
- the hypD gene encoding hydrogenase formation protein HypD, giving the protein MSEINLPFRDHHLIGKIVKQIQRTVSKPWVLMEICGGQTHAILRYGIDQVLPPQIELVHGPGCPVCVTPLEQIDKALMIASQKGVIFTSFGDMLRVPGSSDDLFSVRARGGDVRVVYSPIDAVRIAQENPDKQVVFFAIGFETTAPANAAAVLQAQAQNLKNFSLLVSQVRVPPAMHVILSSPQNRIQGFLAAGHVCSVMGYWEYEPIAEKYQVPIVVTGFEPADILLGILKTVELLENGKAEVYNAYPRAVRREGNQPAQRMIEQVFMPVDRNWRGIGLIPQSGWGLRTEYREYDAEDRFQVGHIQTHESPLCIAGEILQGVKKPHQCSAFGTQCTPEHPLGAPMVSAEGACSAFYRYSRVLKI; this is encoded by the coding sequence ATGAGCGAGATCAACCTTCCCTTCCGGGATCATCACCTCATTGGGAAAATTGTTAAGCAAATTCAACGCACAGTAAGCAAACCATGGGTGTTAATGGAAATTTGCGGCGGTCAAACCCATGCTATTCTTCGTTATGGAATTGACCAGGTGCTTCCTCCACAAATAGAACTGGTGCATGGTCCAGGATGCCCTGTTTGTGTAACCCCGTTGGAACAAATTGACAAAGCCCTGATGATTGCCAGTCAAAAAGGAGTAATCTTTACTTCTTTTGGCGATATGTTACGTGTTCCGGGAAGTTCAGATGACCTTTTTTCTGTTCGAGCCAGGGGAGGAGACGTCCGCGTTGTCTATTCTCCCATTGATGCCGTTCGAATTGCTCAGGAAAACCCGGATAAACAGGTGGTATTCTTCGCTATCGGATTTGAAACAACCGCCCCGGCAAATGCTGCGGCCGTACTCCAGGCACAGGCACAAAACCTCAAAAACTTTTCCTTACTGGTCTCCCAGGTTCGCGTTCCCCCGGCAATGCACGTCATTCTGAGTTCTCCCCAAAACCGCATCCAGGGTTTTCTGGCAGCGGGACATGTGTGCAGTGTTATGGGGTACTGGGAATATGAACCGATAGCCGAAAAATACCAAGTTCCCATCGTGGTCACAGGCTTTGAACCGGCAGATATCTTGCTGGGAATTTTGAAAACCGTTGAATTGTTGGAAAATGGAAAGGCGGAAGTGTACAATGCCTACCCTCGTGCCGTTCGAAGGGAAGGCAACCAACCTGCGCAAAGAATGATTGAACAGGTATTCATGCCTGTTGATCGAAACTGGCGGGGAATAGGATTGATTCCTCAAAGCGGTTGGGGATTACGAACAGAGTACAGAGAATATGACGCAGAAGACCGATTCCAGGTAGGACACATCCAGACCCACGAATCGCCCTTGTGTATTGCCGGAGAAATTTTGCAAGGGGTGAAGAAGCCCCATCAGTGTTCCGCTTTTGGCACACAATGTACCCCAGAACATCCCTTGGGGGCTCCCATGGTTTCTGCTGAGGGGGCATGTTCAGCTTTCTATCGTTATTCCAGGGTTCTCAAAATATGA
- a CDS encoding PIG-L deacetylase family protein — protein MMNNDMIFYGRRVLFLGAHPDDIELGCGALIAHIVPHTEIRCVTLSDNQKNPALKNLVEEHYRSMEVLGVPKEWVVLGPFETRRFPHYRQEILEYLLDWNRKFQPDIIFVHTKADIHQDHGTVTEEALRAFRGKTVLGFDVIRSSYGFFPSFLVEVSQQDVEKKIQALAEYKTYADKYYFNPEITRSTLIRNGAICERQYAEGFDILRIVGAFGCREMLTACES, from the coding sequence ATGATGAATAACGACATGATTTTTTACGGACGTCGAGTTCTTTTCTTAGGAGCACATCCAGACGATATTGAGTTGGGCTGTGGAGCATTAATCGCGCATATCGTCCCTCACACGGAGATCCGTTGTGTAACCCTTTCCGATAACCAGAAAAATCCAGCCCTTAAAAATCTGGTTGAGGAACATTACCGAAGCATGGAAGTCCTGGGAGTTCCCAAAGAATGGGTGGTTTTGGGGCCTTTTGAAACTCGCCGTTTTCCCCACTACCGGCAAGAAATTCTGGAGTATCTGTTGGATTGGAACCGGAAATTCCAACCCGATATCATTTTTGTGCATACCAAAGCCGACATCCATCAAGACCACGGTACAGTGACTGAAGAAGCCCTGCGAGCATTCCGTGGAAAAACCGTTCTGGGTTTTGACGTCATCCGCAGCAGTTATGGTTTCTTCCCCAGTTTTCTGGTAGAAGTAAGCCAGCAGGACGTCGAAAAAAAGATTCAGGCTCTAGCAGAATATAAAACGTATGCCGATAAATATTATTTCAACCCTGAAATCACCCGATCTACCCTGATTCGTAATGGAGCCATTTGCGAAAGGCAATACGCAGAGGGATTTGATATTCTGAGGATTGTGGGAGCCTTTGGTTGTAGAGAAATGCTCACTGCATGTGAGAGTTAA
- the hypF gene encoding carbamoyltransferase HypF, which produces MTIEDLYCVRIFVRGIVQGVGFRPFVYQEAVKNALTGWVRNTSSGVEIEIYGKRANVEEFLHALKNNPPPLARLDHIEVSEISPNGMKEFLILESKDTESQFLPVSPDISICEDCLRELFDPENRRYRYPFINCTNCGPRFTIIKGIPYDRPNTTMASFALCPECHREYTNPLDRRFHAQPIACPECGPHLWLEINGQPVAEKEEALQKARQLLKEGAILAIKGLGGFHLACDAANETAVKTLRNRKKRSDKPFAVMVFDLSKVEKIAEFDEEEKALLLSRQKPIVLLRKKVDAPIVPEVSPDVNTVGVMLPYTPLHYLLLEPEENFPEVLVMTSGNLSEEPIAYEDKEAQERLLPIADAFLMHNRPIYMRVDDSVMSVSVNSVIPIRRARGYAPDSISLPFVIPPVLATGAELKNTFCLTRDQYAFLSHHIGDMENLETFNSFVEGIEHFQKIFRIHPQVLACDLHPDYMATRYAEARAEQEGLPLIRIQHHHAHLASCLVEHQWNTEKPVIGLIFDGTGLGDDRAIWGGEILVGGYGGYLRRFHLEYIPLPGGDAAIRKPARTALAHLWQAGIPWEEHLPPCTALCGDELSLLHSQLKHRINTPWTSSMGRLFDAVASLIGLRQEANYEAQAAIALEVVCDTRETDTYPIILQENEIKLGELWHEIMKDWEAGMQPSIISAKFHNWVTAVALSASKVIRTETGLNTVVCSGGVWQNRVLVQKTKALFEQNGFKVLFHKVVPPNDGGLSLGQAAIAGWKALKRD; this is translated from the coding sequence ATGACGATTGAAGACCTTTATTGTGTCAGAATTTTTGTCAGAGGAATCGTTCAGGGAGTAGGATTTCGTCCTTTTGTCTATCAGGAAGCCGTCAAAAACGCTTTAACCGGCTGGGTTCGCAACACCTCCAGTGGGGTGGAGATTGAGATCTATGGCAAGCGCGCCAATGTAGAAGAGTTCCTGCATGCGCTAAAGAACAACCCTCCACCCCTTGCCCGGTTGGATCATATAGAAGTATCTGAAATTTCTCCGAATGGGATGAAAGAATTTCTCATTCTGGAGAGTAAAGACACTGAGAGTCAGTTTTTACCGGTTTCTCCCGATATAAGCATTTGTGAGGACTGCCTCCGGGAATTATTCGATCCAGAAAACCGAAGGTATCGGTATCCTTTCATCAACTGCACAAATTGTGGGCCTCGCTTTACGATCATTAAGGGCATTCCTTATGATCGTCCCAACACTACGATGGCTTCCTTCGCGTTGTGCCCTGAATGTCACAGAGAATATACCAATCCACTGGACCGGCGCTTTCACGCTCAACCCATTGCCTGCCCTGAGTGCGGGCCTCACCTCTGGTTAGAAATCAACGGACAACCGGTAGCAGAAAAAGAAGAAGCGCTGCAAAAAGCCCGTCAACTTCTCAAAGAAGGAGCAATTCTTGCCATTAAGGGCTTGGGTGGCTTTCATCTTGCCTGCGATGCAGCCAACGAAACTGCCGTAAAAACTTTGCGAAATCGCAAAAAACGCAGTGATAAACCTTTTGCCGTCATGGTGTTTGATCTCTCAAAGGTAGAAAAGATTGCTGAATTCGATGAAGAAGAAAAAGCACTGCTTCTCTCAAGGCAAAAACCGATTGTCTTGCTACGTAAGAAAGTAGATGCGCCCATTGTTCCTGAAGTCTCCCCAGATGTAAACACTGTTGGAGTGATGCTACCGTACACTCCATTACATTACTTGCTTCTCGAACCAGAGGAAAACTTTCCCGAGGTGCTGGTAATGACCAGTGGGAACCTCAGTGAAGAACCCATTGCTTACGAGGATAAAGAAGCCCAAGAGCGGCTTCTCCCCATCGCTGATGCCTTTCTGATGCATAACCGCCCTATTTACATGCGAGTGGACGATTCGGTAATGAGTGTTTCGGTGAATAGCGTGATTCCCATTCGCCGGGCTCGTGGATATGCTCCTGATTCCATTTCCCTCCCCTTTGTAATTCCTCCCGTTTTAGCCACAGGGGCAGAATTGAAAAACACTTTCTGTCTCACCCGCGATCAGTACGCATTTCTCAGCCATCACATTGGCGATATGGAAAACCTCGAAACCTTCAATTCATTTGTTGAAGGTATTGAGCATTTCCAAAAAATTTTCCGAATTCATCCGCAAGTGCTGGCTTGTGATCTCCACCCGGATTATATGGCTACACGATACGCAGAAGCCCGTGCCGAACAAGAAGGTCTCCCGCTGATTCGTATTCAGCATCATCACGCCCATCTAGCCTCCTGTTTGGTGGAACACCAATGGAATACAGAAAAGCCTGTGATTGGATTGATCTTTGACGGTACTGGTTTGGGAGACGATAGGGCAATTTGGGGAGGCGAGATCCTGGTTGGAGGATATGGTGGTTATCTGCGCCGTTTCCATTTAGAGTACATTCCCCTGCCCGGAGGGGATGCCGCTATTCGAAAACCTGCACGCACCGCTCTGGCACATCTCTGGCAGGCTGGAATCCCATGGGAAGAACATCTGCCGCCATGCACTGCATTGTGTGGAGATGAACTGTCTCTGCTCCACTCGCAACTAAAACATCGTATCAACACTCCATGGACTTCAAGCATGGGAAGATTATTCGATGCAGTGGCATCATTGATTGGATTAAGGCAAGAAGCCAACTACGAAGCCCAGGCTGCCATTGCTCTTGAAGTGGTATGTGATACCCGAGAGACAGATACTTACCCAATTATTTTACAAGAAAATGAGATAAAATTAGGCGAATTATGGCATGAGATCATGAAAGATTGGGAGGCCGGGATGCAACCCTCTATTATCTCGGCGAAATTTCATAACTGGGTCACCGCGGTTGCTCTCTCAGCCAGTAAGGTTATTCGAACGGAAACCGGGCTCAATACAGTGGTGTGCTCTGGTGGAGTGTGGCAAAATCGAGTACTGGTTCAAAAAACGAAAGCACTTTTTGAACAAAATGGATTCAAAGTCTTGTTCCACAAAGTGGTTCCTCCGAATGACGGAGGGCTCTCTCTGGGACAAGCCGCAATTGCCGGTTGGAAGGCCTTGAAAAGGGACTGA